Part of the Arachis hypogaea cultivar Tifrunner chromosome 6, arahy.Tifrunner.gnm2.J5K5, whole genome shotgun sequence genome, GTTGCTGAGGTGGCTTTCCTTGCGGTGGCAGCGGCAGTGATGGTAAAGTATGGCCAATGAAACTGAATTGTTGTTAGAATCTAACGGTGTTGGCGGTACTACAGGCTAGTACTGATTCAAAGATGAATCTTGAAAATGCATAGTGCTGTAAGCATGCATGTTTGAAGTATTTGTTTGCTTCATAACCGAAGCTTTGTTTtgtggaggtggtggtggtggtggtgctgcaGCCCCAGCACCGGCGGAGGAGTCAGAAGTGAGGAGGCAGAGCCTGTACTCAAGAAGCATGGCCACGTTTGGGTTGCAAGGGTATATAATCTCCCTGACGTTGATGAGCTGAGGGATTGAGACACTATTAGAGCTGTGAGTTAGATCCTTCAATATTCCATCGATCCAATTAGAAGCGGCTGAAGTTTCATCCATGGAAGAAGAAGGTGAAGAAGTAACAGCCTCAACAATATTTGCAGTGTTGTTCCTTATACTTGTGGTGTTGTTTCTTTGGGTTTGTGAAGATGAAAAGAGTGGCAAACTGGGGAATCCGCAAATAACAAGCATGGTGAGATATATTAACCTTAGATTCTAGTGAGCATTCTTATCTACCAAAATTGTTTTGTAACGGAAGACAATGGAGAAGAAAAATGAGTCATCTATGTCCGAATACTGGGAACAACACTCAAGGTATAAATTCATCAAAGATATAGACAAGAACTTGAAGTACTTTCATAAGGTGGCAACAATTAAACACAGAAGAAAACTGATCTTGGAATTACAAGGAAGAAGAAAGCTAAAGAACGAGAATTAAGTACTGAGAAGATTTTTCAACAACTTGTATTCTTAGAGGGATATACCAAGAATCTGGTTTGGTGGTGACTTGgtaaagaagatcaaagagagaAGGCAGAAGAAACTGAAGCTATTCCCTCGGATGAAGAAATTAGAATGGCAGTGTGGCCACGTGGATTGTCGAGAGTTTCATAAAGAAGACATAAACATTGGGCTTGGACTTCCGTCATACTGTGAAAGTTCTTTAGCGATAGCTTTAGATGGAATCGTCATAATGATTTTTCTCCTCACGGAGCTCTTCTTTTCTCAATAGAAGAGTCTTCTAAAGAATTTTGGGTTCTTCTCTAAAAAAGAGTTACTTTCAACCTTGTTTCAATAACCAAATCTATATTCTCACATAATTCTCGCTCAACTTGAACCTCCAAAATCACTGGAAACCTGAAATACACAACAACTTATTTTTAGCAACCTACAACATGAACAATATCGAAGAAAAAGTCATCAAACTCAACAAGCCAGGAGAACTGGAATATAAGAAAGGCTGCTTAAATGTGGTGGGCAAGTTAATAAGTGACAaggaaataaattttaaaacatgTAAAAATGCTTTGCTGGGAATGTGGGGAACCCTCAAGGTGTTGCAATTACAGACATTGGATGGAAGAAGATGTTATTCAACTTCCAAGACAGGAAAAAAGGGCTGCAGATTATTCAGAATTGTCCATGGAATGTCAAAGGAAATTTGGTCAATCTTAAATTATGTGTAAGAACCGCAATTAATCAAACCGGTTAATTATGTGGTTATATTGCCCAATTTTGATTCtaaaaagttagagtgagaatttgaggttttaaacatcatttttggactcagtgggtctttttgagtcagaaaatgtgttttctgcgaaaaaccgtgAAAAGTCGCAAACCGACAGTtgaactggttgaaccggttcaagtctgcccggtgctGCGCGAGAAAAAGTagaaacagtcaaaaaccttagaaaaacagtagaaatggaaaaccggacgttaattttaaagatttggaccgaagttaggccaaacgagctaaaaacgctaacgaatTGAATTGGGCCCAAattgggcccaagtccaacatatataaaggttcatttaatgaaccctagCCTCATAAACACACACACTTCAGAAATTgaaagagggagagaagaagaggctGAACCCTAATCACCTCATtct contains:
- the LOC140173757 gene encoding protein SCARECROW-like gives rise to the protein MLVICGFPSLPLFSSSQTQRNNTTSIRNNTANIVEAVTSSPSSSMDETSAASNWIDGILKDLTHSSNSVSIPQLINVREIIYPCNPNVAMLLEYRLCLLTSDSSAGAGAAAPPPPPPPQNKASVMKQTNTSNMHAYSTMHFQDSSLNHFIGHTLPSLPLPPQGKPPQQPEEDLVTTPATTTSNATEMVSSCLGIYATLPIVSHSQKVASAFQVFNGISPFVKFSHFTANQAIQEAFEREKRVHIIDLDIMQGLSGLGSSIFW